The genomic window AAAAGAAGTTAGCAACAAATTCTGTACTTCAGAAAATGAACATAGGGACATATGAAAGACATACTGCAGCCATCCAAACTTCCCCAATACAACACAACAGAATGTGTAATAGCTGGGATCAGATGACCACACCTTATATAACTAAAGCAATTCATTTTATGATTTTGTTTAGTTAGTCTGGTTCTCATTTATGGTTTACAATCATTTATGGTTTACAGCAGCCTCAACCGTGATAAAATTCATGTGAATTGATCTTTTACATTTTGGATTTGAAAGTTTTGAATGTTTCTGTCCTTAGAAAGTGTCTCATCTCTATGTTTCTGAACTTTCTAGTTTCCACTGTGTACATTTGACCATATGACTTCTGATGCTGGATATCTGTGATTAACAAACTAAACCTACTCATCCCATTGCTTCTAATCCAATTTGTCAACAATACCAAAAGGTTTGTCATAGACTCTtcttttcagtttttttttttttttttacttagttTTAAAATCGAATGTTGTTACTTTTGAAGATAATTAAGTGTCAAACCTGAGACTATCATGAACATCCTTGAGCAACTAACTTATAAATTTCGCCACTCCGCAAGAACGATACACTACTAAAACGGCAAAAGCAGGtaagctttttttaaaaaaagagaaaagaaaagtttCCATTCAAAGTTAAGAAGTGACACCAATGCTTCATAAAATTCATGACTAAATCAAATATTTCAGcaaaaaatgatgaaaagatGGAACAAGAATGATGGTGAAAATAATAGCAGATTAAAATCTCAAGTGTTATGCATTCTTTAACTGATGTTGTATGCTTTCACTGGTCATTTACTAAGATATGAGATGCATACCTACTGGAAAATAGATATCGTCAAGCATATAACTACTTCATAGATATTGCAAAGTTGCTACACATTCCAATAAATATAACAGATGTATACTTACATTATGAGATGATATTTGGCAACTGTGAATAGATAAGATATTCTCAATTGCTGAAGGGCAATTCATGTCATATATATCATCCATCACCTTCGTAGTTGCGAAGGAACTGTCTTTAAGAAAATCACTGTAACTATTAATACTAAAACCAGCAGAGTTTGCACTATATCCAACTTCATGCGGAGAACATTCATCAAGATTTCTTGATCTTCCTAAATTAAAATCCCATATCTGCAAGACAATAGATAGAATTAGATTCAGAATTATAGCAAAACTAAACTCAAAAGACAAGAAGATGGCAGGAAAAAAAGTGAAACGGAGACAAATCAAGATGAAAAAAGAAATTGAATTCAGTATTATAGAGATGAAATTAAGGAGCCAAATCGAGATAATAAAGAAATCGAATTCAGCATTATCcagatgaaaagaaaagaagcaaaatcgagatgaaaaagaattttaaaattgaaaaaaaaaaaacgctagaaggagggcttgaACCTCCGACCTTGTGGTTAACAGCCACACGCTCTAACCAACTGAGCTATTCCAGCTATCGAATATGTGATTAATAAATCATCTTATGACTCTTTAACCGCCAACTTATAGGAATTACCATTCAAATATTGCTATGAACAATATTAGAattgaaaaagatagagaagcCTTTGCGAACATAGCATCACAAGAGATCCATAAGGACAAATAATTGATCCCCTGAGTCATGGAGTTAGGATTTTGCTCAAAAATATATGCACCCATTTTCTTCTGATTTTGCTCATTAGCCATGCCCAAatcagaagaaaatgaagaaaatattAACGGAAGAAGTCTTTCTATAATGTACTTATTCAATGAAACCACTCCATATGTGAGTTCGTGTTGTAAATTTCACGCCTTATCCATTAATAATTAAAGAGTCTCTAACATTTCCTCTCATATACATCTTAAAGAATACTCTAGTGCCTGCACTTAATTTAATATTCTAAACTAAATCATTATCAAACATTTGTCTTTCTCATTTGTTTTCCTTTTTCTAAATCGAAGAATGCATTCTAGAGAACAAAATTCACATAAATCCAGAAGAACAACAACTCACAACtcaaaatcaagattggaacTTTGATTCACGAAAAAGGAGCTAAATTCATAGAAATGGTGAAGAGAACCAAACCTGAGTACAATGTTCAGAAGGGCCACAATCCCATGTCAAGTCCTCATCCCCCAGAAGCCTATCATTTCCTTTGAGACCAGAGCATGCCGCCAGCCCCAAATTAAGCAACGAAGTGAACCCCGTCTGCTCCACCGCCTGGCCCTCCTCCTCGTCCCGACCGCCGTTGTTATTGCTTGGCGTTCTCGGGCTCAGCTCGCCCGCCACCGGAGCAGCGACCGGCTCCCTTCCAGCCAATTCCACCAGCTGCCTCAGTAGTTCCTGCCTCCCCCTTCCGCTCTTCTGACGCTTGGTACAGGGGACTTGGAGATTCCCGAGCACCGGATCGACGGCCGGAATCGAATCAAGGGCCTCCCAGTTCTTATTAGATGGGGAGAGCTCCTGGTCCGGAGGCGTAAAAGGTGGGATTTTTCTGGCGGAGAGATCGAAGCCCCAGGCGGCGGCGAGCTCGAGGGCGGAGGGGCAGCCGGAGAAGGCCTCGATGGGTGTCCGGGAGTGGGGGGAAGGGGAGGAGCGGGCTGCGGTGGCGTAGTGGGCGTCCCAGTCGCAGTGTGGGCAGAGGGAGAGGCCGTCGACGGCGCAGAGGGCGGTGCCGGCAGCGGCGGCGCAGTTGTCGCAGAGCGGGGAGCGGCCGTGCCGGCGGGCGAGATCGTTGGCAGTGTGGACGAGGGCGTCGCAGGGGAGGCAGAGCTTCGCCGTGTCAGCGCGGCAGTAGAGCACGGCCGCCGCCTCACCGCAGTGGTCGCAGAGGGCAGACTGCTCCCGCCGCGGAGCGCCGCCGCCGCCGTCATCCATTTCCGGCCAAATCCTCGAAATCTTGGAAATCCGAACCCACAAATCCTAACCCCAGATTTCGGAgagaagctctctctctctctctctctctctctctctccgtccCTCCTTCGActactttcttctctcttctgtaAGAAGAAGAGAGCGAGAAGCTCAACGCGAGGATGCGAGAAGGATCCATCATCTTATAGAAGCCCGCATGGATTATTTTATATAGCTTTCTCTTATATTTTTGCCACGTAACCTAAAATTTTAGTAATAGCCGTTATTTTTCAAGTCGGGATTAACTTTGGTTTTTTGAGGTGGACGGCTTCGATTATGGGAGAGATTAGGTGGCGAAGATCTGGGAATATCGTATGATCATTTATTCAAGGGTGCTTGCACTGTACGAGTCCGCTCCCGGAATTGGGGAAAGAAGTCGGCGCTTTTTGCTGAGCTGGCAGACTGTCGGAGAGGTGAGTAGGCATGATAAGTATCGCGCATGAGGATTATTCCAAAAACAAAATGCAAATCAGAAAATTAAATCTCCTTCTTTTCATGTGGAAATTAATTTATGAGGATGGATTTGGTTTCTATACAAGCTTTGCATTTCTCTTCGCCTGGATGATGGTGTCCTTGCCGGGTGCAGATTAGCTCGCAATCTACTTagattattattactattatcaATATTTTGAACTTGTTGGTTATTATTCTCTTTAGATTATTCTTCGACCAAGGGAGCCCATGATAACCTACCGCAGTATTATAAGCTCCCAAGATCCTCtccttttttaaattttaagaaaggaGCATGCTTTTCTGAATGCAAGACCCTTCTGGAGGGTTGGAGCATGTTAGAATGCGTCACGCATGACGCTAGACCCCAGtcagatcaaattaaaaattcatttCCCATTGTTTCGGTAACTGCCTCCAAAGGCAATTGTCAACAACAGAAGAACTaatctttacccaaaaaaaaaaagaaaaatccaacAGGAGAACTAACGTACCAAAAAAACCAACACTGGAGATCTAAGCTAATATATAATTCGAgtgtaccaaaataataaaaatatagatgTTTGGTACAGTGCTCCCAAGTTTCCACGTCATGGAGAAtagaatttttataattaaattaaaaagttATCTCTTTaaataattctttgtgcactatcCCCGGGGTAACAAATCCGTGGAGCGCATCAAATGCTGCAATTGGGCGCATGGTGTCTACATGAAAGATGGGATGGAGTCTCATTTCACATTTTGAAAATAGAGGTGTCCATCCCTTGGATCGTAATGTTCATTAAATATTCAtcatagtttatttttttaaattttttcagataaaaatatcttttccctCCATCGGGAGTaatttttttgactttttatGCTTTTTCATTTTGTTATTTTAAATGCCGCCACTCTCTCTACTTTCAGAGTTGCTCTTCTTCCTCTCTGAGCTCTGAGATGTCCCAGGTCGATCATGCTCTGACTGTTTCATATGATATAAGATTTTGAACAGCATCTTTTTTCCAAAATTGCTCGACGACAGCATGTCCGATAAGTCAAAAAGTAAAAATACCGTTGCCCTCTTATTTTTACAAGTAGTTTATTTATCACAGGATCTCCATGGATAGTTAGATGAAGTTAATACCTTGGCTAGATTTTACGTCGACTTCTGCCTTCGATTTTAACCTCCGATCATCGTGGCCCtccctatcttttttttttttttttttcagtagttTATTTATCACAGCGTCTCCATAGATAGTTAAATGAAGTCATTACTTTGGCCAGGTTTCACATCGAGTTTTACCTTCAGTTTTGACCTCTGATCCTAGTGTCGAAATAGTTTTCAATGGCATCTTTTCAGGAAAATATGCCATCATGCTTTCCAATTATGATATCCCGCAAATCGAGTATGACATTCTAGAGTTAAGGATGGTCGTACAGTCGATTGTGGCATCCTCAGAGTCGATTATGACTTTTCGTGATCCTTCTATGACATCGTAGAGCCCATACAAGTatcttttttttggtaagagaaTGACATCCTATACTGTCTTCACTTCATGACATCCTGGGTGTAGATTATGACTTATTACAGTCGTAGGATATTCTGCCAATGTTTTATGACTATCGGCACTGTTTCATAATTTCTGACACTATTTCAGGATTTCCTCTGCTGTTTCATGACTCTCAACACTCTTTTATGAATTCTGCCATTATTTCATGACATCCTgcactattttataattttttgtattCAATCACGACTTTCTGTATTATTTCATGACTTTTTGCTTTGTTTCATCACTTCCTATTCCGTTTTATGACATCCAACACAGTTTCATAACTCTCTACGTTGTTTTATGACACCCAATATTATTTCATGACTTTCTGTTTTACTTTATGATTTTCTTCACTATTTCATGACATCCGGCATTCTTTTATGAAACTCTacattattttatgactttcgaCATCGGTTTAtcaatttttctactattttctgATATCGTGCaccattttatgatttttttcattattttatgaCTTCCTCTAATATTTATGATTTTCTGTACTGTTTTATCACTTTCCATTCTGTGTTATTACTTTTCgcactattttatgactttcagtAATGTTTGATATATTGCTACATTAATTTTATGACTCTCTCTACTATTTTTTAACATCCACCACTATTTTATAACTTCTGCTAATTTTTTATGACTTTCGATACTGTTTCATGACTTTCGGTACTATTTTAtcaattcttccactattttatcaattttgatattattttatgaCAATTGACGccattattttatgactttctctATTAATTTATGACTTCCAACACAGTTTCCTATTTGATTCACCATTTCATGAACTCTATtaatattttatgactttcgaCGCTGTTTCTTGACTTTCGGTATTTTTTCATGACTTTCTGTTCTGTTTTACGACTTTCTTCACTCTTTCATGACATCCGGCAATATCTCTCTACATTGTTTTATGACTTCCGATATTGTTTCGGAACTTTCTAttctattttatgattttttccattattttatgatatcctacactattttataaCTTTATCTAATACTTCTATTGTTTCATGACATTTGGCATGGTTTAATGAATTCATTTACTGTTTTATGACTTTCGAAGCTGTTTGATGACTTGCGGTAATGTTTTACGACTTCCTGCAATATGTTACGATTTCAGCAATTGCTTCATGACTTGATgttctattttatgactttcagtATTGTTTCATGACTTTCTGTATTATTTCATGACTTCTGGTATTGTTTCATgaatttcttttatattttatggTATCTAGCTATCTACAATTTTACGACTTCTTGTATTATTTCATGAAttgctattttattttatgacttcCTTTACTATTTTTTGACATCCAatattattttatgactttcatAAATATTTCATAACTTTTGCACTGTTTTactatttttgataatattttatgactttcagtATTATTTTATGACTTCATACATTTTTTCTATGACTTTCGGAACTGTTTGATGATATCCTACACTGTTTTATGACTTTCGACAATGCTTCAGGACATCCTACactgttttataatttttttcgctGTTATATGACTCTACTATTTTCTAACTTCCCTCACTGTTACATCATGTACTATTTTATAACTGTCCTCGCTATAATCGTTCACTGTTTTTTGACTTCTGACACTGTTTCATGACTTTCTATATTATTTTATGACATCTTGCAACGTTTCATGACTTTCTgtactattttttgatttttgacgCTATTTTATAACCTCTGGCATtacactattttatgacttcttgatatttcagataaaaatttatgatgttgTAGTTTAAAATCAGCATTTATGATATTCTTCTGCATTGCTATGTCGTCTTATTATGCTATTATGGTATCGTGAAATTTATTTGCCTGTTTCTTCCCAATTGTTGACTTGACGATGGAGAGATCCTTGGCCGTGCAATGAACAAACCATTGTAAATACCAGAGAATTCTTAAAACTAACTATtcattatataataatttattacatGTATAGTAAAAAAAATAGGATAGCGGAAGGACAAAGAACTACTCTTCATCCGATGAAAACTCTCCAACCTCCTCATCACTGTTTCTCGAGAGCAGGTGCGTCAGGTCCAACTTTGGAACCATCCTCCGCAGGCGCACCTTGTAGTAGTTGAAGCCCTAGATAAAATTGATCGAGGATGCCTCCAtgatttcctcttgaaaatcggTTGAAGCCTTGTACTCCTCGATGCAGGAGGATTTGATGTTGTCGGAAATATGGACTGGTGTCTTGCTAGGAGAAGGCTGGGTCTGACCAGAAAGGAGAAGAGCTTGGAAGGGCGGTGGCAATCTAACTGGTGGCAGCTCAGACAGCTGCGAAAAGGGGATAGGAATAGGAGGCTGGGGAGTTCTTTGCCTTTTGGAGGATGACTCGTTGCTCTCGAAGCGAATTCTCTTCCTCACTGTCTCTTTGATTGTACAAAGGGAGGGCTTCATTAATGGCTCCATTCCTCAATAcaggtaagataattttttttccaacatcctttatgaaaaactctaaatggACGAATAGTCTATTTATAGAGAACACTGATGACATAGATCTAGCTAATGAATCACCATATTTTGtcatatgtaaaataatttttgagagcCATGCCCCTTGCTTGTGACCCTTCATCGACCCTTTTGCAGATTTAATTACGTCTGGAGAATCTGCGAGGGATGCTTCATCGCTTTGGGATTCATTCATAATTGACTCTTCGAATCTCTTATTGAAAAGTCATAATTTCGTAATCCTTCGAGCTCCGTTCCTTTATAATTCTTTTGTATTTTATGTGACATCATGTACTGTCTAATgacttttgatttaatttttataacatCCTTTATGTTTATAtgattttcatttatttttttatgatatcttggaaTCTAATATGATGGCCTGataaaaaagtaataaaatatttgtgaaagtcataaaataatatCGGTTGTCAAAAAACAATGGAATaagtcataaaatagtatagTCATAAATATCGAAAGAAGTTATAAAATAGTATAGGATGCCTTAAAGTACTgtcgaaagtcataaaatagattagaaagtcataaaataattttgaaagtcaTAAGAAAGTATATGGAGATATGAAACACTGATGGAAATCACAAAATAGTATCAAAAATCATGAAAAAGTGCCTAAAGTCATTAAACATTATCGGAAGTCATAAAACAGTGTTAGATATCAAAAAACAATACAGAAAGTCATGAAACAGtacagaaagtcataaaataaaataaaaaatcatgaaatagtgcagaaagtcataaaagATGATGGTGCATTTAAGTTTCGATTTTTTCCTTgacgaaagaaagaaaaagggctTTCATTGGATGGAAAGTAGAGTTGATCTCTGttatttctctttctctttgtttATCTATATGATGGCCACTAttgtttctctttctctttttgctTATATGATCGCCAATCGCTATGATTCATtttctataattattataaataaaatttttattttaaaattaaatttttttactttatgtatggaaatatttatatcataaaacaatactaaaattcataaaataatataggaagtcatgaaacagtgcaggaagtcataaaatagaataaaaaatcatgaaataatATTAAAGTTATAAAATATTGCTGGAAGTCGTAAAATATTGCCGGAATACATGAAATTGTAGCAAAAGTCAAGAAATAGTAAATGAAGTCATAAAACAATGCTAGATGTCATGAAACAATAGAAACAGTAGAGGAAGTTATAAAATAATACAAGATATCATgaaatagtataaaaaattataaaataatatagtcATAAAATAGTTAAGAAAGttataaaatagtgtaggatatcttaaagcattgtcggaagtcataaaatagtgtaggatgtcATAAAACTGTTTTGAAAGTCATAAAAAAAAGTATGGAGTCATAAAAAAATACTGGATGTCATTAAATAATATTGAAAGTTATAAAACAGTATCGAAAATCATAAAATAGTACAAAAAATCATGAAACATTGCCAAAAGTCATTAAATAGAGTCGGACGTCAAAAAATAGTGgagaaaatcataaaataatataagaagat from Elaeis guineensis isolate ETL-2024a chromosome 9, EG11, whole genome shotgun sequence includes these protein-coding regions:
- the LOC105051131 gene encoding zinc finger protein CONSTANS-LIKE 14 gives rise to the protein MDDGGGGAPRREQSALCDHCGEAAAVLYCRADTAKLCLPCDALVHTANDLARRHGRSPLCDNCAAAAGTALCAVDGLSLCPHCDWDAHYATAARSSPSPHSRTPIEAFSGCPSALELAAAWGFDLSARKIPPFTPPDQELSPSNKNWEALDSIPAVDPVLGNLQVPCTKRQKSGRGRQELLRQLVELAGREPVAAPVAGELSPRTPSNNNGGRDEEEGQAVEQTGFTSLLNLGLAACSGLKGNDRLLGDEDLTWDCGPSEHCTQIWDFNLGRSRNLDECSPHEVGYSANSAGFSINSYSDFLKDSSFATTKVMDDIYDMNCPSAIENILSIHSCQISSHNLHTVPRTSKWSNSATDSASQGPKPSGTKTFTVVRPIGSLHDPGPVGKSKEISFEEQSYHISNGAAKETKKADSQLLAHNRGKAMLRYKEKRKTRRFEKHIRYESRKARADSRKRVKGRFVKSTEGEG